TCAGTGCGCACTACGATCACCTGGGTGTGCGCAACGGTGTGGTCTTCAATGGGGCCGACGACGACGCGAGTGGCTGCGTGGCGCTGCTCACGATTGCCGAACGGTTGCTGCGAGAGCCACCGGAACACGATGTGATTCTCGCGTTCTTCGACGCCGAGGAATCGGGGATGGTGGGATCGAAGGCGTTCGTGAATGCCCCACCGCTACCCATCGATCGTATCGCGCTCAACGTGAACCTCGACATGATTGCGCGACAGGACGGCAAGGCGCTCTGGGTCTCAGGCACGTCGCACACGCCGTCGCTCAAACCCATCGCCGAGCAGGCCGCGAGCAAGGCGACGGTTACCATCCGGTTCGGGCACGACACGAAGAACCTCAAGCCGGGCGACGATTGGACTGGGTCGTCAGATCACTCGGCATTTCATTCCAAGGGGATCCCGTTTTTGTATCTGGGGGTTGAGGATCACGACGACTACCACCAGTCGGGTGACGACGCCGAGAAGGTGGACCCGACGTTTTATCGCGGGACGGTGGAGTATGCGTATGCGCTGGTGCGG
This genomic stretch from Gemmatimonas sp. harbors:
- a CDS encoding M20/M25/M40 family metallo-hydrolase, which produces MTVHVNKYLCAAAMAIVGSVPSMQAQSAPASDATTARIMQRLGALAADSMEGRRAGTAGSVRARAYLVQELTAMAAKPFGGSFTMPVALRARAGAHTTGANIVARIPGKNSTGPVLVLSAHYDHLGVRNGVVFNGADDDASGCVALLTIAERLLREPPEHDVILAFFDAEESGMVGSKAFVNAPPLPIDRIALNVNLDMIARQDGKALWVSGTSHTPSLKPIAEQAASKATVTIRFGHDTKNLKPGDDWTGSSDHSAFHSKGIPFLYLGVEDHDDYHQSGDDAEKVDPTFYRGTVEYAYALVRAADAKLNTVTRTAR